One stretch of Catharus ustulatus isolate bCatUst1 unplaced genomic scaffold, bCatUst1.pri.v2 scaffold_132_arrow_ctg1, whole genome shotgun sequence DNA includes these proteins:
- the SYCN gene encoding syncollin, whose product MASALLVTLVAAVAVLGWGVEAQCPSASDLRLVNGTRVCAELYADNSPYYEQCCAGDVLVVLPGSDVPYMPRGWGDRVSSLVVGTKCELTVWSRRAKRGNSRSFNAGAQPRLQEVRRGLFHNWNDAIQGYYCTCK is encoded by the coding sequence ATGGCGTCAGCgctgctggtgacactggtggccGCGGTggccgtgctgggctggggggtgGAGGCCCAGTGCCCCTCGGCCTCGGACCTGCGCCTCGTCAACGGCACCCGGGTGTGCGCCGAGCTCTACGCCGACAACAGCCCCTACTACGAGCAGTGCTGCGCCGGGGACGTGCTGGTGGTGCTGCCGGGCAGCGACGTGCCCTACATGCCCCGCGGGTGGGGCGACCGCGTCTCCTCCCTCGTGGTGGGCACCAAGTGCGAGCTCACCGTGTGGTCGCGCCGGGCCAAGCGCGGCAACTCGCGGAGCTTCAACGCGGGCGCGCAGCCGCGGCTGCAGGAGGTGCGCCGGGGCCTCTTCCACAACTGGAACGACGCCATCCAGGGCTACTACTGCACCTGCAAGTGa
- the LOC117011401 gene encoding LOW QUALITY PROTEIN: leucine-rich repeat and fibronectin type III domain-containing protein 1-like (The sequence of the model RefSeq protein was modified relative to this genomic sequence to represent the inferred CDS: inserted 2 bases in 1 codon; deleted 1 base in 1 codon) produces the protein MAKLLVPLVVLGAVSGAGVPVSPPSPRCPPRCLCPAAAPSPTLLCARTGLLAVPPSLDRGAVELRLADNFIGAVGRADFANMSSLVHLTLSRNGLRRLAPGAFADLRALRALHLDGNRLPALSGPQLRGLASLRHLILANNQLAAIDAAAFAAFAATVEDLDLSHNNLPALPWDAVAAMGSLATLTLDHNLLERVPAGAVARLPRLARLDLTANRLRALPPVPGPPGPALAAGGNPLHCNCELLWLRRVAQPGRLETCATPAPLAGRLLGAVPEEELTCRAPAVTAAAAHPPAVTEGQPLRLGCAAVGDPPPALHWLGPDGRVVQNGSRRSVGADGSLELRVATLRDHGGFTCVAANAAGEAAARVDVVVVPLPVPRGQDGDGDAAAAAAAEAGPGPSDMAQAGGNDTWGGPGERRVVAAEVTGSSARIRWLPQRHVPGVRMVQIQYNSSADDALVYRLLPPSSRTFVLRDLAPGRLYELCVSTLXAWSGTPPAAPRPLGCVSFTTAAAPPGCAAPPRPHFLGGTVIIVIGAAIAASVLVFILILTARWKAAGARRPPPALTSVCSQTNGGPRPAETPELPPLPPLSPAAAGGPAAGGARGLFPSHSYPRRARPRRHGSLPRLDAPEGTPLAPPLRPSFGSTHWMLESTV, from the exons ATGGCGAAGCTGCTGGTGCcgctggtggtgctgggggcCGTGTCCGGGGCGGGGGTCCCGGTGTCGCCGCCGTCGCCGCGGTGTCCCCCGCGCTGCCTGTGCCCCGCGGCCGCGCCCAGCCCGACGCTGCTGTGCGCCCGCACGGGGCTGCTGGCGGTGCCGCCCAGCCTGGACCGCGGCGCCGTGGAGCTGCGCCTCGCCGACAACTTCATCGGCGCCGTGGGCCGCGCCGACTTCGCCAACATGAGCAGCCTGGTGCACCTGACGCTGTCGCGGAACGGGCTGCGCCGCCTCGCCCCCGGCGCCTTCGCCGACCTGCGCGCCCTGCGGGCGCTGCACCTGGACGGGAACCGGCTGCCGGCGCTGAGCGGGCCGCAGCTGCGCGGGCTGGCCAGCCTGCGCCACCTCATCCTAGCCAACAACCAGCTGGCCGCCATCGACGCCGCCGCCTTCGCCGCCTTCGCCGCCACCGTGGAGGACCTGGACCTGTCGCACAACAACCTGCCCGCGCTGCCCTGGGACGCCGTGGCCGCCATGGGCAGCCTGGCCACGCTGACGCTGGACCACAACCTGCTGGAGCGGGTGCCGGCCGGCGCCGTGGCGCGGCTGCCGCGCCTGGCCCGGCTCGACCTCACGGCCAACCGGCTGCGGGCGCTGCCGCCGGTGCCGGGGCCGCCGGGGCCGGCGCTGGCGGCCGGGGGGAACCCGCTGCACTGCAACTGCGAATTGCTGTGGCTGCGCCGCGTGGCTCAGCCGGGCCGCCTGGAGACCTGCGCCACGCCGGCGCCGCTGGCCGGGCGGCTGCTGGGCGCCGTGCCCGAGGAGGAGCTGACCTGCCGCGCCCCCGCCGTCACGGCCGCGGCCGCGCACCCGCCCGCCGTCACCGAGGGGCAGCCGCTGCGCCTGGGCTGCGCCGCCGTCGGGGACCCCCCGCCCGCGCTGCACTGGCTGGGCCCCGACGGGCGCGTGGTGCAGAACGGCTCCCGGCGCTCGGTGGGCGCCGACGGCTCCCTGGAGCTCCGCGTGGCCACGCTGAGGGACCACGGCGGCTTCACCTGCGTGGCCGCCAACGCCGCGGGCGAGGCGGCCGCGCGCGTCGACGTCGTGGTGGTGCCGCTGCCGGTGCCGCGGGGACAGGACGGGGACGGGgacgcggcggcggcggcggccgccgaGGCGGGGCCCGGCCCCTCGGATATGGCCCAGGCGGGTGGCAATGACACCTGGGGGGGGCCCGGGGAGCGGCGGGTGGTGGCGGCGGAGGTGACCGGGTCCTCGGCGCGCATCCGGTGGCTGCCGCAGCGCCACGTGCCCGGCGTGCGCATGGTGCAGATCCAGTACAACAGCTCGGCCGACGACGCGCTGGTCTACAG gttGTTGCCCCCCTCCAGCCGCACCTTCGTGCTGCGGGATTTGGCTCCCGGGCGCCTGTACGAGCTCTGCGTGTCCACGCT CGCGTGGTCGGGGaccccccccgccgccccccgcccgctcGGCTGCGTCTCCTTCACCACGGCCGCCGctcccccgggctgcgccgCGCCCCCCCGGCCCCACTTCTTGGGGGGCACCGTCATCATCGTCATCGGCGCCGCCATCGCCGCCTCCGTGCTcgtcttcatcctcatcctcacgGCGCGCTGGAAggcggcgggggcgcggcgccccccgcccgcgcTCACCAGCGTCTGCTCGCAGACCAACGGCGGCCCCCGGCCCGCCGAGACCCCCGAGCTGCCCCCGCtgcccccgctgtccccggccGCGGCCGGGGGTCCCGCggcggggggggcgcgggggtTGTTCCCCAGCCACAGCTACCCCCGGCGGGCGCGGCCGCGGCGCCACGGGTCCCTGCCGCGGCTGGACGCGCCCGAGGGGACCCCGCTG GCCCCCCCCCTGCGCCCCTCGTTCGGCAGCACCCACTGGATGCTGGAGAGCACCGTGTGA